A part of Bombus affinis isolate iyBomAffi1 chromosome 12, iyBomAffi1.2, whole genome shotgun sequence genomic DNA contains:
- the LOC126922476 gene encoding segment polarity protein dishevelled homolog DVL-3 isoform X2, which produces MEETKIIYHIDDEETPYLVKLTISPERVTLADFKNVLNRPNYKYFFKSMDDDFGVVKEEIVDDDAHLPCFNGRVVSWLVSAEGSNVSDGASQCTDSVAHSEAKHDRVDHVTPGHTNRGPPPLSHDDTLTETESITSSRQGHHLHKSSRHHSDKYEKYNKYNGLRINGHSKHRSGHGYETASILSSDLETTTFLESDDDASSRITSTTGRHTNMSSTVDRATLERRRPQRRRRHRLPPMSRTSSFSSITDSTMSLNIITVSLNMDTVNFLGISIVGQSNKGGDGGIYVGSIMKGGAVALDGRIEPGDMILQVNDINFENMSNDEAVKVLREVVQKPGPIKLVVAKCWDPNPKGYFTIPRTEPVRPIDPGAWVAHTAAIRGEGFPPRPPSATTITSTSSSLASTLPDTERPLEELHLTVNTDMPTVVRAMARPDSGLEIRDRMWLKIVIPSAFIGADVVDWLNTHVEGFIDRRDARKYASLMLKAGFIRHTVNKITFSEQCYYIFGDLCSSMSSMKLDCDTVGPLPPPNAWDMPYSGTYAPHSATGYSPMPFNFTNEPTVYGYHREESVHSGSGGSSAGSEHICKEPIHDLKSCSSASESELHIPSVPTMPSKNSGNGNGSNGKRSNGSRSRSSGSEQSVQTGTGSGNQQNQQDLSERRMHEETRTLTSGLDNNSRDNIYEEDILEYQFLHK; this is translated from the exons ATGGAAGAGACTAAAATCATATATCACATTGACGACGAGGAAACCCCCTACCTGGTGAAGCTTACCATCTCACCGGAAAGGGTCACTCTTGCCGACTTCAAAAATGTCTTGAATCGGCCGAATTATAAGTATTTCTTCAAATCAATGGACGATGATTTTGG TGTGGTGAAAGAAGAAATTGTAGATGATGATGCCCATCTTCCCTGTTTTAATGGACGAGTTGTTTCCTGG CTGGTGTCTGCCGAAGGCAGCAATGTATCGGATGGTGCATCACAGTGCACAGATTCAGTGGCACATAGTGAGGCAAAACATGATCGTGTTGATCATGTGACACCTGGTCACACAAATCGTGGCCCACCCCCATTGTCACATGATGATACTCTAACTGAAACAGAAAGTATTACAAGTAGTCGACAAGGGCATCATTTGCACAAAAGTTCAAGACACCATTCAGATAAATATGAgaaatacaataaatacaatG GACTTCGTATAAATGGTCATTCGAAACACAGATCGGGCCATGGTTATGAGACTGCTTCTATTTTAAGTTCAGATTTAGAGACAACAACATTTTTAGAATCAGATGATGATGCTAGTAGCCGTATAACATCAACTACAGGCAGACATACCAATATGAGTAGTACAGTTGACAGAGCAACTTTAG AGCGGCGTAGACCACAGAGGAGGAGGCGTCATAGATTGCCACCTATGTCTAGAACATCATCCTTTAGCAGTATCACAGACAGTACAATGTCTTTGAACATCATAACAGTTTCATTGAATATGGATACTGTTAATTTCCTTGGGATTAGCATTGTTGGTCAAAGTAACAAAGGTGGAGATGGTGGAATCTATGTTGGTTCAATAATGAAAGG GGGAGCAGTTGCTTTAGATGGCAGAATAGAACCTGGTGACATGATTCTTCAAGTAAATGacattaattttgaaaatatgtcTAATGACGAGGCAGTTAAAGTACTACGTGAAGTAGTTCAGAAACCAGG aCCAATCAAATTAGTTGTTGCAAAGTGCTGGGATCCAAATCCAAAAGGTTATTTCACAATACCACGTACAGAACCTGTACGGCCTATAGATCCCGGTGCTTGGGTGGCACATACAGCTGCTATAAGGGGTGAAGGTTTTCCTCCACGCCCGCCAAGCGCCACGACAATAACTTCAACATCGAGCAGTCTTGCAAGCACACTGCCAGATACAGAAC GACCATTGGAAGAACTTCATCTTACGGTGAATACCGATATGCCAACAGTAGTACGAGCGATGGCTCGGCCTGACTCAGGGTTGGAAATTCGTGATCGTATGTGGCTTAAAATAGTAATACCAAGTGCATTTATTGGAGCAGATGTTGTGGATTGGCTTAATACTCACGTAGAAGGATTTATTGATCGACGCGATGCAAGAAAATACGCATCTCTTATGCTAAAGGCTGGATTTATTAGGCATACAGTGAACAAGATAACATTTTCTGAacaatgttattatatattcgGTGACCTGTGTTCATCTATGAGTAGCATGAAACTAGATTGCGATACAGTTGGACCATTACCTCCGCCGAATGCCTGGGACATGCCTTATTCAGGGACATATGCACCTCATTCTGCAACTGGTTACAGTCCAATGCCATTTAACTTCACTAACGAACCAACTGTATATGGTTATCACCGAGAAGAAAGTGTTCATAGCGGTTCAG GCGGCAGTAGCGCAGGTAGTGAACATATTTGCAAAGAACCTATTCACGATTTGAAATCCTGTTCTTCAGCATCTGAATCTGAATTGCATATTCCATCAGTGCCAACTATGCCAAGTAAAAATTCTGGCAATGGAAATGGTTCGAATGGAAAGAGGTCTAACGGCAGTCGCAGTCGTTCCAGTGGTTCTGAACAATCTGTGCAGACAGGAACTGGTTCAGGAAATCAGCAGAACCAACAAGACTTATCTG AGCGGCGTATGCACGAGGAAACTCGTACACTGACTAGCGGTTTGGACAACAATAGCAGAGACAATATCT ATGAAGAAGACATTTTGGAGTACCAGTTTCTGCACAAGTGA
- the LOC126922476 gene encoding segment polarity protein dishevelled homolog DVL-3 isoform X4, which yields MEETKIIYHIDDEETPYLVKLTISPERVTLADFKNVLNRPNYKYFFKSMDDDFGVVKEEIVDDDAHLPCFNGRVVSWLVSAEGSNVSDGASQCTDSVAHSEAKHDRVDHVTPGHTNRGPPPLSHDDTLTETESITSSRQGHHLHKSSRHHSDKYEKYNKYNGLRINGHSKHRSGHGYETASILSSDLETTTFLESDDDASSRITSTTGRHTNMSSTVDRATLERRRPQRRRRHRLPPMSRTSSFSSITDSTMSLNIITVSLNMDTVNFLGISIVGQSNKGGDGGIYVGSIMKGGAVALDGRIEPGDMILQVNDINFENMSNDEAVKVLREVVQKPGPIKLVVAKCWDPNPKGYFTIPRTEPVRPIDPGAWVAHTAAIRGEGFPPRPPSATTITSTSSSLASTLPDTERPLEELHLTVNTDMPTVVRAMARPDSGLEIRDRMWLKIVIPSAFIGADVVDWLNTHVEGFIDRRDARKYASLMLKAGFIRHTVNKITFSEQCYYIFGDLCSSMSSMKLDCDTVGPLPPPNAWDMPYSGTYAPHSATGYSPMPFNFTNEPTVYGYHREESVHSGSGGSSAGSEHICKEPIHDLKSCSSASESELHIPSVPTMPSKNSGNGNGSNGKRSNGSRSRSSGSEQSVQTGTGSGNQQNQQDLSDEEDILEYQFLHK from the exons ATGGAAGAGACTAAAATCATATATCACATTGACGACGAGGAAACCCCCTACCTGGTGAAGCTTACCATCTCACCGGAAAGGGTCACTCTTGCCGACTTCAAAAATGTCTTGAATCGGCCGAATTATAAGTATTTCTTCAAATCAATGGACGATGATTTTGG TGTGGTGAAAGAAGAAATTGTAGATGATGATGCCCATCTTCCCTGTTTTAATGGACGAGTTGTTTCCTGG CTGGTGTCTGCCGAAGGCAGCAATGTATCGGATGGTGCATCACAGTGCACAGATTCAGTGGCACATAGTGAGGCAAAACATGATCGTGTTGATCATGTGACACCTGGTCACACAAATCGTGGCCCACCCCCATTGTCACATGATGATACTCTAACTGAAACAGAAAGTATTACAAGTAGTCGACAAGGGCATCATTTGCACAAAAGTTCAAGACACCATTCAGATAAATATGAgaaatacaataaatacaatG GACTTCGTATAAATGGTCATTCGAAACACAGATCGGGCCATGGTTATGAGACTGCTTCTATTTTAAGTTCAGATTTAGAGACAACAACATTTTTAGAATCAGATGATGATGCTAGTAGCCGTATAACATCAACTACAGGCAGACATACCAATATGAGTAGTACAGTTGACAGAGCAACTTTAG AGCGGCGTAGACCACAGAGGAGGAGGCGTCATAGATTGCCACCTATGTCTAGAACATCATCCTTTAGCAGTATCACAGACAGTACAATGTCTTTGAACATCATAACAGTTTCATTGAATATGGATACTGTTAATTTCCTTGGGATTAGCATTGTTGGTCAAAGTAACAAAGGTGGAGATGGTGGAATCTATGTTGGTTCAATAATGAAAGG GGGAGCAGTTGCTTTAGATGGCAGAATAGAACCTGGTGACATGATTCTTCAAGTAAATGacattaattttgaaaatatgtcTAATGACGAGGCAGTTAAAGTACTACGTGAAGTAGTTCAGAAACCAGG aCCAATCAAATTAGTTGTTGCAAAGTGCTGGGATCCAAATCCAAAAGGTTATTTCACAATACCACGTACAGAACCTGTACGGCCTATAGATCCCGGTGCTTGGGTGGCACATACAGCTGCTATAAGGGGTGAAGGTTTTCCTCCACGCCCGCCAAGCGCCACGACAATAACTTCAACATCGAGCAGTCTTGCAAGCACACTGCCAGATACAGAAC GACCATTGGAAGAACTTCATCTTACGGTGAATACCGATATGCCAACAGTAGTACGAGCGATGGCTCGGCCTGACTCAGGGTTGGAAATTCGTGATCGTATGTGGCTTAAAATAGTAATACCAAGTGCATTTATTGGAGCAGATGTTGTGGATTGGCTTAATACTCACGTAGAAGGATTTATTGATCGACGCGATGCAAGAAAATACGCATCTCTTATGCTAAAGGCTGGATTTATTAGGCATACAGTGAACAAGATAACATTTTCTGAacaatgttattatatattcgGTGACCTGTGTTCATCTATGAGTAGCATGAAACTAGATTGCGATACAGTTGGACCATTACCTCCGCCGAATGCCTGGGACATGCCTTATTCAGGGACATATGCACCTCATTCTGCAACTGGTTACAGTCCAATGCCATTTAACTTCACTAACGAACCAACTGTATATGGTTATCACCGAGAAGAAAGTGTTCATAGCGGTTCAG GCGGCAGTAGCGCAGGTAGTGAACATATTTGCAAAGAACCTATTCACGATTTGAAATCCTGTTCTTCAGCATCTGAATCTGAATTGCATATTCCATCAGTGCCAACTATGCCAAGTAAAAATTCTGGCAATGGAAATGGTTCGAATGGAAAGAGGTCTAACGGCAGTCGCAGTCGTTCCAGTGGTTCTGAACAATCTGTGCAGACAGGAACTGGTTCAGGAAATCAGCAGAACCAACAAGACTTATCTG ATGAAGAAGACATTTTGGAGTACCAGTTTCTGCACAAGTGA
- the LOC126922476 gene encoding segment polarity protein dishevelled homolog DVL-3 isoform X1 — translation MEETKIIYHIDDEETPYLVKLTISPERVTLADFKNVLNRPNYKYFFKSMDDDFGVVKEEIVDDDAHLPCFNGRVVSWLVSAEGSNVSDGASQCTDSVAHSEAKHDRVDHVTPGHTNRGPPPLSHDDTLTETESITSSRQGHHLHKSSRHHSDKYEKYNKYNGLRINGHSKHRSGHGYETASILSSDLETTTFLESDDDASSRITSTTGRHTNMSSTVDRATLERRRPQRRRRHRLPPMSRTSSFSSITDSTMSLNIITVSLNMDTVNFLGISIVGQSNKGGDGGIYVGSIMKGGAVALDGRIEPGDMILQVNDINFENMSNDEAVKVLREVVQKPGPIKLVVAKCWDPNPKGYFTIPRTEPVRPIDPGAWVAHTAAIRGEGFPPRPPSATTITSTSSSLASTLPDTERPLEELHLTVNTDMPTVVRAMARPDSGLEIRDRMWLKIVIPSAFIGADVVDWLNTHVEGFIDRRDARKYASLMLKAGFIRHTVNKITFSEQCYYIFGDLCSSMSSMKLDCDTVGPLPPPNAWDMPYSGTYAPHSATGYSPMPFNFTNEPTVYGYHREESVHSGSGGSSAGSEHICKEPIHDLKSCSSASESELHIPSVPTMPSKNSGNGNGSNGKRSNGSRSRSSGSEQSVQTGTGSGNQQNQQDLSERRMHEETRTLTSGLDNNSRDNICECILFCHVEGLTLIPFFPYISVFSNFKH, via the exons ATGGAAGAGACTAAAATCATATATCACATTGACGACGAGGAAACCCCCTACCTGGTGAAGCTTACCATCTCACCGGAAAGGGTCACTCTTGCCGACTTCAAAAATGTCTTGAATCGGCCGAATTATAAGTATTTCTTCAAATCAATGGACGATGATTTTGG TGTGGTGAAAGAAGAAATTGTAGATGATGATGCCCATCTTCCCTGTTTTAATGGACGAGTTGTTTCCTGG CTGGTGTCTGCCGAAGGCAGCAATGTATCGGATGGTGCATCACAGTGCACAGATTCAGTGGCACATAGTGAGGCAAAACATGATCGTGTTGATCATGTGACACCTGGTCACACAAATCGTGGCCCACCCCCATTGTCACATGATGATACTCTAACTGAAACAGAAAGTATTACAAGTAGTCGACAAGGGCATCATTTGCACAAAAGTTCAAGACACCATTCAGATAAATATGAgaaatacaataaatacaatG GACTTCGTATAAATGGTCATTCGAAACACAGATCGGGCCATGGTTATGAGACTGCTTCTATTTTAAGTTCAGATTTAGAGACAACAACATTTTTAGAATCAGATGATGATGCTAGTAGCCGTATAACATCAACTACAGGCAGACATACCAATATGAGTAGTACAGTTGACAGAGCAACTTTAG AGCGGCGTAGACCACAGAGGAGGAGGCGTCATAGATTGCCACCTATGTCTAGAACATCATCCTTTAGCAGTATCACAGACAGTACAATGTCTTTGAACATCATAACAGTTTCATTGAATATGGATACTGTTAATTTCCTTGGGATTAGCATTGTTGGTCAAAGTAACAAAGGTGGAGATGGTGGAATCTATGTTGGTTCAATAATGAAAGG GGGAGCAGTTGCTTTAGATGGCAGAATAGAACCTGGTGACATGATTCTTCAAGTAAATGacattaattttgaaaatatgtcTAATGACGAGGCAGTTAAAGTACTACGTGAAGTAGTTCAGAAACCAGG aCCAATCAAATTAGTTGTTGCAAAGTGCTGGGATCCAAATCCAAAAGGTTATTTCACAATACCACGTACAGAACCTGTACGGCCTATAGATCCCGGTGCTTGGGTGGCACATACAGCTGCTATAAGGGGTGAAGGTTTTCCTCCACGCCCGCCAAGCGCCACGACAATAACTTCAACATCGAGCAGTCTTGCAAGCACACTGCCAGATACAGAAC GACCATTGGAAGAACTTCATCTTACGGTGAATACCGATATGCCAACAGTAGTACGAGCGATGGCTCGGCCTGACTCAGGGTTGGAAATTCGTGATCGTATGTGGCTTAAAATAGTAATACCAAGTGCATTTATTGGAGCAGATGTTGTGGATTGGCTTAATACTCACGTAGAAGGATTTATTGATCGACGCGATGCAAGAAAATACGCATCTCTTATGCTAAAGGCTGGATTTATTAGGCATACAGTGAACAAGATAACATTTTCTGAacaatgttattatatattcgGTGACCTGTGTTCATCTATGAGTAGCATGAAACTAGATTGCGATACAGTTGGACCATTACCTCCGCCGAATGCCTGGGACATGCCTTATTCAGGGACATATGCACCTCATTCTGCAACTGGTTACAGTCCAATGCCATTTAACTTCACTAACGAACCAACTGTATATGGTTATCACCGAGAAGAAAGTGTTCATAGCGGTTCAG GCGGCAGTAGCGCAGGTAGTGAACATATTTGCAAAGAACCTATTCACGATTTGAAATCCTGTTCTTCAGCATCTGAATCTGAATTGCATATTCCATCAGTGCCAACTATGCCAAGTAAAAATTCTGGCAATGGAAATGGTTCGAATGGAAAGAGGTCTAACGGCAGTCGCAGTCGTTCCAGTGGTTCTGAACAATCTGTGCAGACAGGAACTGGTTCAGGAAATCAGCAGAACCAACAAGACTTATCTG AGCGGCGTATGCACGAGGAAACTCGTACACTGACTAGCGGTTTGGACAACAATAGCAGAGACAATATCTGTGAGTGTATTTTATTTTGTCACGTCGAGGGACTCACGTTGATTCCTTTCTTTCCGTATATCTCTGTCTTTTCGAATTTCAAGCATTA A
- the LOC126922476 gene encoding segment polarity protein dishevelled homolog DVL-3 isoform X3 translates to MEETKIIYHIDDEETPYLVKLTISPERVTLADFKNVLNRPNYKYFFKSMDDDFGVVKEEIVDDDAHLPCFNGRVVSWLVSAEGSNVSDGASQCTDSVAHSEAKHDRVDHVTPGHTNRGPPPLSHDDTLTETESITSSRQGHHLHKSSRHHSDKYEKYNKYNGLRINGHSKHRSGHGYETASILSSDLETTTFLESDDDASSRITSTTGRHTNMSSTVDRATLERRRPQRRRRHRLPPMSRTSSFSSITDSTMSLNIITVSLNMDTVNFLGISIVGQSNKGGDGGIYVGSIMKGGAVALDGRIEPGDMILQVNDINFENMSNDEAVKVLREVVQKPGPIKLVVAKCWDPNPKGYFTIPRTEPVRPIDPGAWVAHTAAIRGEGFPPRPPSATTITSTSSSLASTLPDTERPLEELHLTVNTDMPTVVRAMARPDSGLEIRDRMWLKIVIPSAFIGADVVDWLNTHVEGFIDRRDARKYASLMLKAGFIRHTVNKITFSEQCYYIFGDLCSSMSSMKLDCDTVGPLPPPNAWDMPYSGTYAPHSATGYSPMPFNFTNEPTVYGYHREESVHSGSGGSSAVPTMPSKNSGNGNGSNGKRSNGSRSRSSGSEQSVQTGTGSGNQQNQQDLSERRMHEETRTLTSGLDNNSRDNICECILFCHVEGLTLIPFFPYISVFSNFKH, encoded by the exons ATGGAAGAGACTAAAATCATATATCACATTGACGACGAGGAAACCCCCTACCTGGTGAAGCTTACCATCTCACCGGAAAGGGTCACTCTTGCCGACTTCAAAAATGTCTTGAATCGGCCGAATTATAAGTATTTCTTCAAATCAATGGACGATGATTTTGG TGTGGTGAAAGAAGAAATTGTAGATGATGATGCCCATCTTCCCTGTTTTAATGGACGAGTTGTTTCCTGG CTGGTGTCTGCCGAAGGCAGCAATGTATCGGATGGTGCATCACAGTGCACAGATTCAGTGGCACATAGTGAGGCAAAACATGATCGTGTTGATCATGTGACACCTGGTCACACAAATCGTGGCCCACCCCCATTGTCACATGATGATACTCTAACTGAAACAGAAAGTATTACAAGTAGTCGACAAGGGCATCATTTGCACAAAAGTTCAAGACACCATTCAGATAAATATGAgaaatacaataaatacaatG GACTTCGTATAAATGGTCATTCGAAACACAGATCGGGCCATGGTTATGAGACTGCTTCTATTTTAAGTTCAGATTTAGAGACAACAACATTTTTAGAATCAGATGATGATGCTAGTAGCCGTATAACATCAACTACAGGCAGACATACCAATATGAGTAGTACAGTTGACAGAGCAACTTTAG AGCGGCGTAGACCACAGAGGAGGAGGCGTCATAGATTGCCACCTATGTCTAGAACATCATCCTTTAGCAGTATCACAGACAGTACAATGTCTTTGAACATCATAACAGTTTCATTGAATATGGATACTGTTAATTTCCTTGGGATTAGCATTGTTGGTCAAAGTAACAAAGGTGGAGATGGTGGAATCTATGTTGGTTCAATAATGAAAGG GGGAGCAGTTGCTTTAGATGGCAGAATAGAACCTGGTGACATGATTCTTCAAGTAAATGacattaattttgaaaatatgtcTAATGACGAGGCAGTTAAAGTACTACGTGAAGTAGTTCAGAAACCAGG aCCAATCAAATTAGTTGTTGCAAAGTGCTGGGATCCAAATCCAAAAGGTTATTTCACAATACCACGTACAGAACCTGTACGGCCTATAGATCCCGGTGCTTGGGTGGCACATACAGCTGCTATAAGGGGTGAAGGTTTTCCTCCACGCCCGCCAAGCGCCACGACAATAACTTCAACATCGAGCAGTCTTGCAAGCACACTGCCAGATACAGAAC GACCATTGGAAGAACTTCATCTTACGGTGAATACCGATATGCCAACAGTAGTACGAGCGATGGCTCGGCCTGACTCAGGGTTGGAAATTCGTGATCGTATGTGGCTTAAAATAGTAATACCAAGTGCATTTATTGGAGCAGATGTTGTGGATTGGCTTAATACTCACGTAGAAGGATTTATTGATCGACGCGATGCAAGAAAATACGCATCTCTTATGCTAAAGGCTGGATTTATTAGGCATACAGTGAACAAGATAACATTTTCTGAacaatgttattatatattcgGTGACCTGTGTTCATCTATGAGTAGCATGAAACTAGATTGCGATACAGTTGGACCATTACCTCCGCCGAATGCCTGGGACATGCCTTATTCAGGGACATATGCACCTCATTCTGCAACTGGTTACAGTCCAATGCCATTTAACTTCACTAACGAACCAACTGTATATGGTTATCACCGAGAAGAAAGTGTTCATAGCGGTTCAG GCGGCAGTAGCGCAG TGCCAACTATGCCAAGTAAAAATTCTGGCAATGGAAATGGTTCGAATGGAAAGAGGTCTAACGGCAGTCGCAGTCGTTCCAGTGGTTCTGAACAATCTGTGCAGACAGGAACTGGTTCAGGAAATCAGCAGAACCAACAAGACTTATCTG AGCGGCGTATGCACGAGGAAACTCGTACACTGACTAGCGGTTTGGACAACAATAGCAGAGACAATATCTGTGAGTGTATTTTATTTTGTCACGTCGAGGGACTCACGTTGATTCCTTTCTTTCCGTATATCTCTGTCTTTTCGAATTTCAAGCATTA A
- the LOC126922480 gene encoding adenosine deaminase 2-like, which translates to MKEFIFPFIVLLAYAAVNVAFPRINYTILRNEILKYEERLMIGANLTLNDDEKAANKILMKAKKEELNAGFKDPSQYAPARNFLEAKKDIERSKVFQLLRRMPKGAVLHAHDTSLVNINYLYHNITFRDNLYVCIVKGAVRLHFFRVPDKSCDWQLLKKVREDPKQGPQVNDMIRSSMTMECDNPALAYPNVNKAWQKFTNIFSFINPLLTYKPVYEDHFLKGLEELYEDNIMYLELRSTLPNLYDFDGTQYQPEDLVGIYENLTQRFKKEHPDFVGAKLIYAPARSADHKTAEYYIKTLKRLKMLYPNFVAGFDLVGQEDLGHTLEYFVDLLKTVEEHNITFFFHAGETNWLGASTDENLVDAILLNTKRIGHGYALTSHPFLLELVRKMNIAIEVSPISNQVLKLVDDLRNHAARPMFSEGYPVVISNDDPGLWGVKGLSYDFYEGFMALMSMHADLRSLKQLAWNSLVYSTLHDSEMQKALHIWERKWQIFIKDIVSENY; encoded by the exons ATGAAGgaattcatttttccattcataGTATTGCTTGCCTACGCGGCCGTGAATGTCGCCTTTCCACGTATTAATTACACAATCCTACGGAACGAGATACTGAAGTACGAAGAACGACTGATGATAGGCGCCAATTTGACTCTAAACGACGATGAAAAGGCCGCTAATAAAATCCTAATGAAAGCAAAGAAAGAAGAATTGAATGCTG GTTTCAAGGATCCTAGTCAATATGCCCCTGCACGGAACTTCCTCGAAGCTAAGAAGGACATCGAGAGATCGAAGGTCTTCCAACTGCTTCGTCGCATGCCCAAAGGAGCGGTACTCCATGCACACGACACTTCTCTCGTTAACATCAATTACTTGTATCATAACATCACATTCCGCGATAATTTGTACGTCTGCATCGTCAAAGGAGCCGTTAGGTTGCACTTCTTCCGAGTACCTGACAAATCATGCGACTGGCAGCTCCTAAAGAAGGTACGCGAAGACCCTAAACAAGGCCCCCAGGTGAACGATATGATCAGGAGCAGTATGACGATGGAGTGTGACAATCCTGCGCTTGCCTATCCAAACGTTAACAAGGCGTGGCAGAAGTTTACGAACATATTCTCGTTCATCAACCCCTTACTAACGTACAAACCTGTTTACGAGGATCATTTCCTCAAAGGCTTAGAAGAGCTATACGAAGATAACATAATGTATCTTGAGCTTAGATCCACCTTGCCAAATTTGTACGATTTCGATGGCACGCAGTACCAACCAGAAGATTTAGTTGGTATCTATGAAAATCTTACTCAAAG ATTCAAGAAGGAACATCCGGACTTCGTAGGAGCCAAATTGATCTACGCCCCAGCGCGATCTGCTGATCATAAAACAGcagaatattatataaaaactttGAAAAGATTAAAAATGCTGTATCCTAATTTTGTGGCTGGATTTGATCTGGTCGGACAGGAAGATTTGGGACACACGCTTGAGTATTTCGTAGATTTATTGAAAACCGTTGAAGAGCATAATATTACTTTCTTCTTTCATGCAGGTGAAACGAATTGGTTGGGAGCTTCTACCGACGAAAACCTCGTCGATGCTATTTTACTAAATACCAAACGTATTGGTCACGG ATACGCGCTGACCTCTCATCCCTTCCTCCTGGAACTCGTCAGAAAAATGAATATCGCTATCGAAGTAAGTCCGATCTCCAATCAAGTTCTGAAACTTGTCGATGACCTCCGAAATCACGCTGCTAGACCGATGTTCTCTGAAGGATATCCAGTGGTGATATCCAACGATGATCCTGGATTATGGGGTGTAAAGGGTCTCAGCTACGACTTTTACGAAGGCTTTATGGCACTCATGTCGATGCACGCTGATCTCAGAAGTCTCAAACAATTGGCATGGAACTCGCTTGTCTATAGTACTCTTCATGACTCTGAGATGCAGAAAGCGTTACATATTTGGGAAAGAAAATGGCAGATATTCATCAAGGACATAGTAtctgaaaattattaa